A genomic stretch from Shewanella sediminis HAW-EB3 includes:
- a CDS encoding histidine phosphatase family protein, with the protein MSSSEAHHEHEATLEAEREELEQTTPNPGITTTFYLMRHGECEGGQILRGHTDVSLSENGRKQMFDAVEAADISFDHIISSPLRRCCEFALRLYLKREVPLKLEDGFKEMNFGDWDGETLESLYQNCAGPIEAYWKNPWASTPPDGETMLDFEARIDRAWESILNQHRGQSLLLVTHAGVIRHLMASALGVSGVAGFYTQLSLAYAAIVKITVYTTAQGTHFPQLHWG; encoded by the coding sequence ATGAGTAGCAGTGAAGCCCATCACGAGCACGAAGCAACTCTCGAAGCAGAACGTGAGGAGCTGGAGCAAACAACGCCTAATCCGGGGATCACCACGACCTTCTACCTTATGCGTCATGGTGAGTGTGAGGGAGGACAGATCCTGAGGGGACATACGGATGTCTCCTTGAGTGAGAATGGCCGTAAGCAGATGTTTGATGCCGTCGAAGCCGCGGATATTAGTTTCGATCACATTATCAGCTCCCCCCTGCGTCGCTGTTGTGAATTTGCCCTCAGGCTCTACCTGAAAAGAGAGGTGCCGCTTAAACTCGAAGACGGTTTCAAGGAGATGAACTTTGGTGATTGGGACGGAGAAACATTAGAGAGCCTGTATCAGAACTGCGCGGGGCCTATCGAAGCCTATTGGAAGAACCCGTGGGCGAGCACGCCGCCTGATGGAGAGACGATGCTGGATTTCGAGGCCAGAATCGATCGCGCCTGGGAGTCGATACTCAATCAACACCGGGGTCAATCTCTGCTGCTGGTGACCCATGCGGGGGTCATACGCCACCTGATGGCCAGTGCATTGGGGGTTAGCGGGGTCGCGGGGTTTTATACTCAACTGAGCCTGGCCTACGCGGCGATAGTGAAAATCACTGTCTATACCACGGCCCAAGGGACACACTTTCCTCAGCTTCACTGGGGGTAA
- a CDS encoding ATP-binding protein gives MMSASSLLLVIFSYVALLYMLASWAESGSERARKLTTSAAVYALSLAIFCTSWTFFGSVGFATRSSILMLSIYLGPTLLMIVIWPLMQRVLLIKQIYRVTSIADFLSARFNRSIFLAGLAATVAMVGIVPYLALQLKAINTAIDLVLETEDGVAANEIAWLVWLGVALFTIIFGIRHLDPTERHPGMMLALAVEGMVKLLAMLSVGVFVGFVMFDSPLVILELLEQKMPEAAQGMSSKPEFVTWVSYLLLAGSAFMLLPRQFHVMVVENPDVKHIKKVQWWLPIYLILMTIFITPIAAAGMLLLGPETADSYMLSLPMLAGQDLLTLFVFIGGFSASMAMLMVSGMTLSTMFSNHLVLPLLQWSNPGSGLKRYLLQSRWLAVFIVLGAGQMFYLYLGESYMLVNMGMISFAAVLQFLPLVIAGLYWPKVTAKGASAGLMVGFIVWAYCLLLPAIMKSGWIDADILELGPWGLYWLHPEHLMGTEMDKISHGALWSLAGNVTALVFGSLFSKVTGEEQRYNAEFMDVMAERVAEDEAIMDTLPRNIELKPKLKLLKGIFGQYLPAEQAEVKVKACLVEAELNDDELINVQELAYLERATERLLSGITGAAVAHMVVTQSNIYSEKESMTLERYYAQLLAQLKISPAQLRQQLNYSKEKEQFAQRYSEQMEKLVEERTRELRSTLDQLKSAQHKLVETEKQASLGKMVAGIAHEINTPIGVCVTAASHLHDEVIEVKKMFSDGELSEDEFAGFMQTCIEAMDIILKNNARASKLIQSFKRVAVDQSSEELREFELNEYLEEILMSLRPTLKKVPHEIKIDCDFSLSCNTYPGVLSQVITNLIMNSLLHAFLPEQVGEIIITVKIRDDWVLLDYRDDGIGLDEEGVKSLFDPFYTTKRNQGGSGLGTHLVYNLVTQKLRGEVEIETSPNQGLCYHIRFPRNLQKLERDLGEHI, from the coding sequence ATGATGAGCGCCTCCAGCCTTCTGCTGGTGATATTTTCCTATGTGGCCCTGCTGTATATGCTGGCGTCATGGGCCGAGTCCGGCAGTGAACGGGCCAGGAAGCTGACAACCAGTGCCGCAGTTTATGCGCTGTCACTCGCCATCTTTTGTACCAGTTGGACCTTCTTTGGTAGTGTCGGTTTCGCTACCCGTTCCAGCATATTGATGCTCTCTATCTATCTTGGGCCGACACTCTTGATGATCGTTATCTGGCCCTTGATGCAGCGAGTGTTGCTGATAAAACAGATCTACAGGGTTACCAGCATCGCCGACTTCCTTTCGGCCCGATTCAACCGCAGTATCTTCCTTGCCGGCCTCGCCGCGACCGTCGCCATGGTGGGGATCGTTCCCTATCTGGCGCTGCAACTCAAAGCGATAAACACCGCCATCGATCTCGTCCTGGAGACCGAAGACGGTGTTGCGGCCAATGAGATTGCCTGGCTGGTCTGGTTGGGCGTCGCCCTGTTTACCATTATCTTCGGTATTCGACATCTGGATCCCACCGAGAGGCACCCGGGCATGATGCTGGCGCTCGCTGTCGAGGGAATGGTTAAATTGCTGGCCATGCTGTCTGTGGGGGTGTTTGTCGGTTTTGTGATGTTTGATTCTCCACTGGTCATCCTCGAGCTGCTTGAACAGAAGATGCCCGAGGCGGCTCAGGGGATGTCATCCAAGCCCGAGTTTGTCACCTGGGTCAGTTATCTGCTGCTCGCAGGTTCCGCCTTTATGTTACTGCCACGCCAGTTTCATGTCATGGTGGTTGAAAATCCCGATGTGAAACATATTAAGAAGGTGCAGTGGTGGCTGCCCATCTATCTGATATTAATGACTATTTTTATCACGCCTATAGCCGCTGCGGGTATGTTACTGCTTGGTCCGGAAACGGCGGATAGTTATATGCTATCCCTGCCTATGCTTGCCGGGCAGGATCTGCTCACCCTATTCGTATTTATCGGCGGTTTCTCTGCCTCTATGGCCATGTTGATGGTGTCCGGCATGACGCTCTCCACCATGTTCAGTAACCATTTAGTCCTGCCTCTGCTGCAGTGGAGTAATCCGGGTAGCGGCTTGAAAAGGTACCTGCTTCAGTCCAGGTGGCTGGCGGTGTTTATTGTGCTGGGGGCGGGACAGATGTTCTACCTCTATCTGGGTGAGTCATACATGTTAGTGAACATGGGCATGATCTCCTTCGCCGCCGTATTGCAATTTCTCCCCTTAGTGATTGCCGGACTCTATTGGCCTAAGGTCACCGCAAAGGGGGCCTCTGCGGGCTTGATGGTGGGCTTTATTGTGTGGGCATACTGCCTGCTACTGCCCGCGATAATGAAGAGTGGCTGGATAGATGCGGATATTCTTGAGTTAGGGCCATGGGGACTCTATTGGTTGCACCCCGAACACCTGATGGGCACCGAGATGGATAAGATAAGCCACGGGGCATTGTGGTCTCTGGCGGGAAACGTCACAGCCTTGGTCTTTGGCAGCCTGTTCTCGAAGGTGACGGGAGAGGAGCAGAGATATAACGCCGAGTTTATGGATGTTATGGCTGAGCGCGTCGCCGAAGACGAGGCGATTATGGATACCTTGCCCCGTAATATTGAGCTCAAACCTAAGTTGAAGTTACTGAAGGGAATATTTGGGCAGTACCTACCTGCCGAACAGGCTGAAGTTAAAGTGAAAGCCTGTTTAGTCGAGGCTGAGCTCAATGATGATGAGCTGATTAATGTGCAGGAGCTGGCCTATCTGGAGAGGGCGACAGAGAGATTGCTCAGCGGTATCACCGGAGCCGCGGTGGCTCATATGGTGGTCACTCAATCAAACATCTATTCAGAGAAAGAGAGTATGACTCTGGAGCGCTATTATGCCCAGTTGCTGGCTCAGTTGAAGATCAGTCCCGCTCAACTGCGGCAGCAACTGAACTACTCGAAAGAGAAGGAGCAGTTTGCTCAGCGATACTCAGAGCAGATGGAAAAACTGGTGGAGGAGAGAACCCGTGAGCTTCGCTCGACGCTGGATCAACTTAAGAGTGCTCAGCATAAACTGGTTGAGACGGAGAAACAGGCGTCGTTAGGTAAGATGGTGGCGGGCATTGCCCATGAGATCAATACCCCAATCGGTGTCTGTGTCACCGCGGCGTCCCACCTTCATGATGAGGTGATCGAGGTCAAGAAGATGTTCTCAGATGGTGAGCTCAGTGAAGATGAATTTGCAGGTTTTATGCAAACCTGCATCGAAGCCATGGATATTATTCTTAAGAATAATGCCCGAGCCTCTAAGTTAATTCAGAGCTTCAAGCGGGTTGCGGTCGATCAATCCAGTGAGGAGTTGCGGGAGTTCGAGCTCAATGAGTATCTCGAAGAGATATTGATGTCGCTCAGGCCGACACTCAAGAAGGTGCCCCATGAGATAAAGATCGACTGTGACTTCAGCTTAAGCTGTAACACCTATCCCGGTGTCCTGTCTCAGGTTATAACTAATCTGATCATGAATAGCCTGCTGCATGCATTTCTCCCGGAGCAGGTGGGAGAGATCATCATAACCGTAAAAATCAGAGATGATTGGGTATTACTGGATTATCGCGATGATGGTATCGGACTCGATGAAGAGGGAGTGAAGAGTCTGTTCGACCCTTTCTATACGACAAAGCGTAATCAGGGGGGCAGCGGTTTGGGGACCCATCTTGTGTACAATTTGGTCACGCAAAAACTCAGGGGCGAAGTTGAGATTGAGACCTCACCCAATCAGGGACTCTGTTATCACATACGTTTCCCAAGGAACCTACAGAAGCTTGAGCGGGATCTGGGTGAGCATATTTAG